From a single Methylacidiphilum kamchatkense Kam1 genomic region:
- a CDS encoding CRISPR-associated ring nuclease translates to MSANKNIFLCTLGVTWPVVMEAADYLSSWDEIHCLTGTGPKIEGNFEKLFSYFSKKDCIFGLWQLKNFDEIKSNEQIQFCNETIFRWYLYHLNKHGLPYACIAGGFKSMGAVLHKAASNFGSKGIFHILIRGVVEPKDEESYEQAKKEKRIFYVELGEEPGFEELRQLDPNIYSLDSFIQNIQNKERNIYHYLLNDSHKKTVYGKNVKRP, encoded by the coding sequence ATGAGTGCCAATAAAAACATTTTTTTGTGTACTCTAGGTGTAACATGGCCTGTGGTAATGGAGGCAGCAGATTATCTATCTTCTTGGGATGAAATTCACTGTTTGACAGGAACGGGTCCCAAAATTGAAGGAAATTTTGAAAAACTTTTCTCTTACTTCTCCAAAAAGGATTGTATTTTTGGGCTATGGCAACTCAAAAATTTTGATGAAATCAAATCTAATGAGCAAATCCAATTTTGTAATGAAACTATTTTTCGGTGGTATTTGTATCATCTGAACAAACATGGACTACCTTATGCTTGTATTGCTGGAGGTTTTAAATCGATGGGAGCTGTACTTCACAAAGCAGCTTCTAATTTTGGTTCCAAAGGGATATTCCATATCCTTATCAGAGGAGTAGTAGAACCAAAGGATGAAGAAAGTTACGAACAAGCAAAGAAAGAAAAGAGGATTTTTTACGTAGAACTTGGAGAGGAACCTGGTTTTGAAGAACTGCGTCAGCTCGATCCTAACATATATTCCTTAGACTCTTTTATACAAAATATACAAAATAAAGAAAGAAATATTTACCACTATCTTCTTAACGATTCGCATAAAAAAACAGTTTATGGGAAGAATGTAAAAAGACCTTAG
- the cmr6 gene encoding type III-B CRISPR module RAMP protein Cmr6 — protein sequence MNTQLLLIEEVKNALSTEIESRSLFLEKYFNPKLTKDDRKRQFIKAFKIKNNQLMEKKLFSWWEFCNQLPQVSLIYAQLRSRLMVNMAGGVLENAGLCLDRFGIPYIPGSAVKGCARRMAIEKLLEATDDEKPTLLSEIALVFGWTSSDWEEKHKDSSDFYYGCHSQLSLVRKAAEILLETFSIPTRNSDTLEQLLENIPNYAGTVRFLAAYPIPTEFYPTAEKPKQTGDLELDVIACHHQKYYAQDQEYSKAWDTEDPIPVFFPAISPFHIFVFCLQSSQRASEKAKKLAESWLQEGLETLGIGAKTAAGYGWYQICTSQVEKKIQEKKEEEKQKEAAKREEEEKKKEKKKRKKEKKKRKKEKKKRKKQN from the coding sequence ATGAATACTCAGTTGTTACTTATTGAAGAAGTAAAAAATGCCCTTTCAACTGAAATAGAATCTCGCTCTCTTTTCCTCGAGAAATACTTCAATCCAAAACTAACAAAAGACGATCGCAAACGCCAATTTATTAAAGCATTTAAGATTAAAAATAATCAATTGATGGAAAAGAAACTCTTTTCTTGGTGGGAATTTTGTAATCAATTGCCACAAGTTAGTCTTATTTATGCCCAACTAAGATCCCGATTAATGGTCAATATGGCTGGAGGAGTTTTAGAAAATGCTGGATTATGCTTAGACCGATTTGGAATCCCATATATTCCCGGTAGCGCCGTCAAGGGATGTGCACGAAGAATGGCAATAGAAAAGCTTCTAGAAGCTACTGATGATGAAAAACCCACGCTTCTAAGTGAAATTGCACTTGTCTTTGGATGGACTTCTTCTGATTGGGAAGAAAAACATAAAGATTCATCCGATTTTTATTATGGATGTCACTCCCAACTCTCTCTTGTAAGAAAGGCTGCAGAGATTTTATTGGAAACTTTCTCTATCCCGACTAGAAATTCTGATACCTTAGAACAACTTCTTGAAAACATTCCCAATTATGCAGGAACTGTCCGCTTTCTAGCCGCCTACCCTATTCCAACTGAATTCTATCCAACAGCTGAAAAACCAAAGCAAACAGGAGACTTAGAATTAGACGTCATTGCGTGCCATCATCAAAAATACTATGCCCAAGACCAAGAATATTCTAAAGCTTGGGATACAGAAGATCCTATCCCAGTATTTTTCCCCGCTATAAGTCCATTTCATATCTTTGTTTTTTGTCTCCAATCTTCTCAAAGGGCTAGTGAAAAAGCAAAAAAATTAGCTGAAAGCTGGCTTCAAGAGGGTTTGGAAACTTTAGGAATTGGAGCCAAAACGGCTGCCGGCTATGGGTGGTATCAAATCTGTACAAGCCAAGTAGAAAAGAAAATTCAAGAAAAGAAAGAAGAAGAAAAACAAAAAGAGGCAGCAAAAAGAGAAGAAGAAGAAAAGAAAAAAGAGAAGAAGAAAAGAAAAAAAGAGAAGAAGAAAAGAAAAAAAGAGAAGAAGAAAAGAAAAAAGCAGAACTAA
- the csm6 gene encoding CRISPR-associated ring nuclease Csm6: MALTEDIEKGDNWNELQKEFSDKNLSYEIIKIPTGKEENELWKIFESITEKIPHCSSYFHFSQSDYQAWKITKRHQTRDGSFASTSGGKNPIFGFLKMLLNKEKEIILLAVVGTSPAVIPETIWALAHESPPLYPRFIDIITTTIGKKSIDSELLRSKSNSKPIWEEFREWLITEKAIDKNFIILRDIKIISSPLLSQGKCVELEDIRSIKDNEEAADCILEEVRKITENPDTRLIASVAGGRKTMGILLYSSVSMLGREDDRLTHVLVNEPYDDPRLQPKFYFPQQKEQLLRMPSGQEVYAKDAKIELATIPFVKFRELFPKELGRFPGRFTDLVYQYSKEIKELNPQLDFDYQTGELIINEKKIQLHGRELSFFAFLWERRRQKLPPIESHKEINEYFPSFLKKWEKENPQLKHLLKEWNPCPDDYRKCLSVLRKKLKDAGLGKYCQLFFPIRGKVGLPLKNEKF; encoded by the coding sequence ATGGCCCTTACTGAAGATATTGAAAAAGGGGATAACTGGAATGAGCTCCAAAAAGAATTTTCTGACAAAAATCTTTCTTATGAAATCATTAAAATTCCAACTGGGAAAGAAGAAAATGAACTTTGGAAAATTTTTGAATCAATCACAGAAAAGATTCCACATTGCTCAAGTTATTTCCACTTCTCCCAATCTGATTATCAAGCTTGGAAAATTACAAAGAGGCATCAAACCAGAGACGGTAGTTTTGCCTCAACTTCTGGTGGAAAAAATCCAATCTTTGGTTTCTTAAAAATGCTCTTGAACAAAGAAAAAGAAATCATTTTGTTGGCCGTTGTTGGCACCTCTCCTGCTGTTATTCCTGAAACCATCTGGGCATTAGCTCATGAATCTCCGCCCTTATATCCTCGTTTTATTGATATAATTACAACAACTATCGGGAAAAAATCTATCGATTCCGAATTGCTCAGATCAAAATCAAATTCAAAGCCAATTTGGGAAGAATTTAGAGAATGGTTGATTACTGAAAAAGCTATAGATAAAAACTTCATCATCTTAAGGGATATTAAAATTATTTCCTCTCCCCTTTTATCCCAAGGCAAGTGCGTAGAATTAGAAGATATTCGTTCGATTAAAGATAATGAAGAAGCAGCCGATTGTATTCTTGAAGAGGTCAGAAAAATCACAGAAAATCCAGACACCCGTCTGATCGCTTCGGTTGCAGGAGGAAGAAAAACAATGGGCATTCTTCTCTACAGCTCTGTTTCTATGCTTGGTAGAGAGGACGATAGACTAACTCACGTACTAGTCAATGAACCTTACGATGACCCACGGCTTCAACCAAAGTTTTATTTTCCGCAACAAAAAGAACAGCTTCTAAGAATGCCGTCTGGCCAAGAAGTCTATGCAAAAGATGCTAAAATTGAATTAGCTACCATTCCCTTTGTAAAATTCCGTGAGCTTTTTCCTAAAGAGCTTGGAAGATTTCCAGGTCGTTTTACTGATCTTGTCTATCAATATTCGAAAGAAATTAAAGAGCTTAACCCCCAGCTGGATTTTGATTATCAAACGGGTGAGCTTATTATAAATGAAAAGAAGATTCAGCTCCATGGCAGAGAACTGTCATTCTTTGCATTCCTTTGGGAAAGAAGAAGACAAAAGCTTCCCCCTATAGAAAGCCATAAGGAAATAAATGAGTACTTTCCTTCTTTTTTAAAAAAATGGGAAAAAGAAAATCCACAGTTAAAGCACCTTCTCAAAGAATGGAATCCTTGTCCTGACGATTATAGGAAATGTTTAAGTGTCCTTAGAAAAAAATTAAAAGACGCAGGCTTGGGAAAATACTGTCAACTATTCTTTCCAATAAGAGGAAAAGTTGGTCTTCCTTTAAAAAATGAAAAGTTTTAA
- the cmr3 gene encoding type III-B CRISPR module-associated protein Cmr3 — translation MTTFDLIPFDTCFFRDNRPLSAGSSYGRGARWPLPMTIHSAVRSALLSLSGLTPTSQTNGFSRHGQPQGKIGTEAYNWIHTIGPFPVDLTNNKVYFPIPLDLSLSHYPTGNSSIKRFCFLKPFNPKFEKSDLLEKSDLLEKSDLLGKSDLPAPLQYPVVSQTSPSKDKLPEWVPSGFYANYLENKEPTYQPTEPLWDSEYRIGIAIDAASQTVKESQFFAAEHLRLREGIGLRLVINDPPTHKPRNQKEVPVETLVDTTINIGGEGRFFRIKKAETLQPLTDETIESTTLLKTIESTTRLKWVLISPAVFRQGWLPGWINAQKQEENVALRVVDKEKRREFRRQRRDNPEWKYNPEEDTALPIKATLVAARIGKPIVIGGWEILDRGPRPTLLAVPAGSVYYFETKTTEDTKNLYLALHKRCRSDYLGEKGFGFGLCGIWDDWKL, via the coding sequence GTGACGACTTTTGATCTTATTCCTTTTGACACCTGTTTTTTTCGGGATAACAGGCCTCTATCCGCTGGCAGCAGCTATGGCCGAGGCGCTCGTTGGCCACTACCCATGACAATTCATTCAGCTGTGCGATCTGCTTTGCTTTCCCTTTCTGGTCTAACGCCCACATCACAAACAAATGGATTTTCTCGCCATGGTCAACCTCAAGGGAAAATTGGGACCGAGGCCTATAACTGGATTCATACTATTGGGCCTTTTCCTGTTGACTTAACAAACAACAAAGTTTATTTTCCAATTCCACTAGACCTTTCCTTATCGCATTATCCCACAGGAAACTCATCAATTAAAAGATTCTGCTTTTTAAAACCATTCAATCCGAAATTTGAAAAATCAGATCTATTAGAAAAATCAGATCTATTAGAAAAATCAGATCTATTAGGAAAATCAGATCTACCCGCTCCCCTCCAATATCCTGTAGTTTCTCAAACTAGCCCTTCCAAAGACAAGCTTCCAGAATGGGTTCCTTCTGGGTTCTATGCAAACTATTTAGAAAACAAAGAACCCACCTACCAACCAACTGAACCACTTTGGGACTCAGAATATAGAATTGGAATAGCCATTGATGCTGCAAGTCAGACTGTTAAAGAAAGTCAATTCTTTGCCGCAGAACATCTAAGACTTAGAGAAGGAATAGGATTGCGATTGGTTATCAATGATCCTCCTACCCACAAACCTAGAAATCAAAAGGAAGTTCCAGTGGAAACTCTAGTTGATACTACGATCAATATTGGAGGAGAAGGTCGATTTTTTAGGATCAAGAAAGCAGAAACACTTCAGCCGCTTACAGACGAAACAATAGAGTCTACTACTCTACTGAAAACAATAGAGTCTACTACTCGACTGAAATGGGTTTTAATCAGCCCGGCAGTCTTTCGTCAAGGATGGCTTCCAGGATGGATTAATGCTCAAAAACAAGAAGAAAATGTTGCCCTACGGGTAGTGGATAAAGAAAAAAGGCGTGAGTTCCGTAGACAGCGTAGGGACAATCCTGAGTGGAAATACAATCCTGAAGAAGATACAGCCTTACCTATCAAAGCAACTCTTGTAGCCGCTCGAATAGGAAAACCAATAGTGATTGGTGGTTGGGAAATTCTAGACAGAGGACCTCGTCCTACTTTATTGGCCGTTCCAGCAGGATCCGTTTATTACTTTGAAACAAAAACTACAGAAGATACCAAAAACCTTTACCTTGCTCTTCATAAAAGATGTCGATCGGATTACTTGGGGGAAAAAGGCTTTGGATTTGGGCTGTGTGGCATATGGGATGATTGGAAGTTATAA
- the cas10 gene encoding type III-B CRISPR-associated protein Cas10/Cmr2 — protein MNFWQRKLLALLHDPPCKAYNLKEHQEIADSLIQNAELDVKKAKTFFYKVCDHIAAAADRLIFPRPSILKSPFHGDKDSPYHHTLGEGTLIFKNSITPEKAEEIISSNQPVNYDYESVEDQSFDGFEKRIGKDWAKFFIHWRLWKKFVSKEDPHLVFSPADTRIPDHTIWTHCSITSALQGCTEIELGEADYQIKFQFQPAFLLFQLGPVQEFIAQARTTKDLWSGSYLFSFLVAHGIKAVTDRLGPDSIIYPALLDQPLFDFLHKDELYCKVKTLNDNKNLWEEEVGKLSYNSQVLTPNLPNRFLALIPYNKTDIITKAIEEKIREELNNISNACIKYLKKNEIYWDERIEERWKEQLQSFLNFSWQVYPWKNIETTMWLLKQLPFEDHSADNLNKVYDLSRRIPRSDLDPRNYKNENGEIQFDTKNRPIIDNPGFCWSAHYALTDFLLAGRRNTRNFSFFGDPEKLHSRSGVPKDMYSGKEECIGDEKWQDTLYEKLPRKFKENERLGAINIIKRIWDEAYLKEKHHLSHEGFDSVPDVAAYYWGKEELEKCTDNDTKAKIDSFYELIQEAFNKKDKEQAKKFLIEESPRLFFISELKREIKENKTKNEASLHLEKNLLGSLKEIQSRLQSEPTPYIAILAMDGDSMGKWLSGANAPAFKFQLSKEAKEYFEKNNDLKEILDVKRPLFPSYHIELSTALENFSVYLAPYIVTAYYGQLIYAGGDDVLAMLPAEYALSCAYALRKAFRGDPSLVDDKLFKGALPAPKNQWGFVSLNGEWEGWKRKINIPREYHLITMGKNADISAGIAIGHIHSPLQNLVEEARKAEKIAKLSPDNKGYGKKAFVVSLFKRSGEIIQWGSKWDHPSHTHSEEIDSEEIDLPLQILTKLEELYKKKKISGKLPYRISELTSPYCLNKKNDDQLDDDIKQVVKNDISFALDQHFLTNNEEDIKLKEDLFDSLTQYLENCSRLKDFLGPLHTFAFFKKKGDVL, from the coding sequence ATGAATTTCTGGCAACGCAAATTATTAGCTTTACTGCATGATCCACCGTGTAAGGCTTATAACCTTAAAGAGCATCAAGAAATTGCTGATAGTTTAATTCAAAATGCAGAGCTTGATGTAAAAAAAGCAAAAACCTTTTTCTATAAAGTTTGTGATCACATTGCGGCAGCAGCGGATCGTTTGATTTTCCCACGTCCGTCTATATTAAAATCTCCTTTTCATGGAGACAAAGATTCTCCTTACCATCATACACTGGGAGAAGGTACACTAATATTCAAAAATTCAATAACTCCGGAAAAAGCAGAAGAGATTATTTCTAGCAATCAGCCAGTAAACTACGATTATGAATCAGTAGAGGACCAATCTTTTGATGGCTTTGAGAAAAGAATAGGCAAGGATTGGGCCAAATTTTTTATCCATTGGCGACTTTGGAAAAAATTTGTTTCTAAAGAAGACCCTCATCTTGTCTTTTCACCAGCCGATACTCGAATCCCTGATCATACAATCTGGACGCATTGCTCTATTACTAGTGCCCTTCAAGGTTGTACAGAGATTGAACTCGGAGAAGCTGACTATCAGATCAAGTTTCAATTTCAACCTGCTTTTCTTCTTTTCCAACTTGGTCCAGTTCAAGAATTTATAGCTCAAGCAAGGACTACCAAAGACTTATGGAGTGGCAGCTATTTATTTTCCTTTTTGGTAGCACATGGCATCAAGGCGGTCACGGATCGTTTGGGACCTGACTCTATTATATATCCGGCCCTTTTAGACCAACCTCTATTCGATTTTTTGCATAAAGACGAGCTTTATTGTAAAGTCAAGACTCTTAATGATAATAAGAATTTGTGGGAGGAAGAAGTAGGTAAGCTTAGCTATAATTCCCAAGTTTTAACTCCAAACCTTCCAAACCGATTTCTTGCGCTAATTCCTTATAATAAAACCGATATAATCACAAAGGCCATAGAAGAAAAAATCAGAGAAGAGCTTAATAACATTAGTAACGCATGCATCAAGTATCTGAAAAAGAATGAAATTTATTGGGACGAAAGGATTGAAGAACGATGGAAAGAACAGCTTCAATCCTTTCTTAACTTTTCTTGGCAAGTCTATCCTTGGAAGAATATAGAAACAACAATGTGGTTGTTGAAGCAACTACCGTTTGAAGATCATTCCGCTGATAATCTTAATAAAGTTTACGATCTTTCCCGCCGTATCCCAAGAAGCGATTTAGACCCTCGCAACTACAAAAACGAGAATGGGGAGATTCAATTTGATACTAAAAATCGTCCGATTATTGACAATCCAGGGTTTTGCTGGTCTGCACATTATGCTCTCACAGATTTTCTTCTGGCTGGAAGAAGAAATACCCGGAATTTCTCTTTTTTTGGAGATCCAGAAAAATTGCATAGCCGCAGTGGGGTGCCCAAAGACATGTATTCGGGTAAAGAGGAATGTATTGGTGATGAAAAATGGCAAGATACTTTGTATGAGAAGCTACCCAGAAAGTTCAAGGAAAATGAAAGACTGGGAGCCATTAATATTATCAAAAGGATCTGGGATGAAGCTTATTTAAAAGAAAAACATCACCTTAGCCACGAAGGTTTTGATTCAGTACCCGATGTCGCAGCCTACTATTGGGGCAAAGAAGAGCTAGAGAAATGCACCGATAATGATACTAAAGCTAAAATAGATTCTTTCTATGAGTTAATTCAAGAAGCTTTTAATAAAAAAGATAAAGAACAGGCAAAAAAGTTTCTTATAGAAGAAAGTCCTCGCCTCTTTTTTATTTCTGAACTGAAACGCGAAATCAAAGAAAACAAAACGAAAAACGAAGCTTCTTTGCATTTAGAAAAAAATCTACTTGGGTCTCTCAAAGAGATTCAAAGCCGTCTGCAGTCTGAGCCTACTCCTTACATTGCTATTTTAGCTATGGATGGGGATTCGATGGGAAAGTGGCTTAGTGGAGCTAACGCCCCGGCTTTTAAATTTCAGCTTTCCAAGGAAGCCAAAGAGTATTTCGAGAAGAATAATGATTTAAAGGAGATCTTAGATGTCAAAAGGCCTTTATTCCCAAGTTATCATATTGAATTAAGTACCGCCCTTGAAAATTTCTCTGTTTATCTTGCTCCTTACATAGTAACAGCATATTACGGACAGCTAATTTATGCAGGTGGTGATGATGTCTTAGCTATGCTTCCTGCAGAATATGCCTTAAGCTGTGCCTATGCTTTAAGAAAAGCGTTTCGAGGAGATCCTTCGCTTGTTGATGATAAATTGTTTAAAGGAGCACTGCCTGCACCCAAAAATCAATGGGGTTTTGTTAGTTTAAATGGGGAATGGGAAGGATGGAAAAGAAAAATTAATATACCTCGAGAATACCATCTCATCACCATGGGTAAAAATGCGGATATCTCGGCTGGTATCGCCATTGGACATATTCATAGTCCTTTGCAAAACTTGGTTGAAGAGGCTAGAAAAGCTGAAAAAATCGCAAAGCTTTCTCCTGATAATAAAGGCTACGGGAAAAAAGCTTTCGTCGTGAGTCTTTTCAAACGCTCAGGAGAAATTATTCAATGGGGATCAAAATGGGATCATCCTTCCCATACTCATTCAGAAGAAATAGATTCAGAAGAAATAGATCTTCCTTTGCAAATTCTTACCAAGCTCGAAGAGCTTTATAAAAAGAAAAAAATTTCTGGGAAGCTTCCCTATAGAATCTCTGAATTAACCTCTCCTTATTGCCTAAACAAGAAAAATGATGACCAGCTAGATGACGACATAAAGCAAGTCGTTAAAAACGATATTTCTTTTGCCCTCGATCAACACTTTTTAACCAATAATGAAGAAGACATAAAATTGAAAGAAGATCTTTTTGATTCTCTAACTCAATACTTAGAAAACTGCAGCAGATTAAAAGATTTTCTTGGTCCACTCCATACCTTTGCATTCTTCAAAAAGAAAGGAGATGTTCTGTGA
- the cmr4 gene encoding type III-B CRISPR module RAMP protein Cmr4 produces the protein MIGSYKKQKGKHVHECHNKSIFLGVFYTKNLKAGEKAMDDTAIIYFFTRTPLHIGSGGSVGAIDLPIIRERHTAFPIIPGSAIKGVFADEWVEPKVKKVNSNEEKEYIRNEEGKTLFGTGADEEAKGGVLQFSEAKLLFFPIRSPKGCFGWITCPLILNRYARDTGLNSPFDHPSLSDNQALFKKDGLLAIKEGEKDKVILEEYVFEHAGELPSNIDLLNHLRTLISKDPIWEKIEDRVVIISDGMMSFFTQSACEIAQHVKIDDKTGTAESGALFNQENVPSETAFYCIVRKSALRSLDNLEKDPFDLLQEKIIEKKIFQFGADAGTGLGYCTTVFSKLSKKGEESNEQ, from the coding sequence ATGATTGGAAGTTATAAGAAACAGAAAGGGAAGCATGTCCATGAATGTCATAATAAAAGCATTTTCTTGGGGGTCTTTTATACTAAAAACTTAAAAGCAGGAGAAAAAGCAATGGATGATACAGCAATCATTTATTTTTTTACTCGTACCCCATTACACATAGGATCTGGGGGATCGGTTGGAGCCATCGATCTGCCCATTATAAGAGAACGACATACGGCATTTCCAATTATTCCTGGCAGTGCGATAAAAGGAGTCTTCGCTGATGAATGGGTCGAACCGAAAGTAAAGAAAGTAAATAGTAATGAGGAAAAGGAATATATAAGAAACGAAGAAGGAAAAACTCTTTTCGGAACAGGGGCAGACGAAGAGGCAAAGGGAGGGGTTCTTCAATTTTCAGAGGCAAAGCTACTCTTTTTCCCAATTCGATCTCCTAAGGGCTGTTTTGGTTGGATAACCTGTCCGCTGATTTTAAACCGTTATGCCCGAGATACTGGTCTTAATTCCCCTTTTGACCACCCTTCTTTATCTGATAATCAAGCTTTGTTCAAAAAAGATGGTTTATTGGCAATAAAAGAAGGCGAAAAAGACAAAGTAATTCTTGAGGAATATGTCTTCGAACATGCCGGTGAACTTCCATCAAATATTGACTTGCTTAATCACTTGAGAACTTTGATATCTAAGGATCCTATTTGGGAAAAAATAGAAGACCGGGTCGTTATCATAAGTGATGGAATGATGAGCTTTTTCACCCAATCAGCCTGTGAAATTGCTCAACATGTCAAAATTGATGATAAAACAGGAACTGCTGAAAGTGGCGCCTTATTCAATCAGGAGAATGTCCCATCAGAAACCGCCTTTTATTGCATCGTCCGGAAAAGTGCATTGAGAAGCCTAGACAATCTTGAGAAGGATCCATTCGATCTTCTTCAGGAAAAAATTATTGAGAAAAAAATATTTCAATTTGGAGCAGATGCTGGGACCGGTCTTGGATATTGTACTACAGTTTTTTCAAAGTTATCTAAAAAAGGAGAAGAGAGCAATGAACAATAG
- a CDS encoding class I SAM-dependent methyltransferase, with protein sequence MSFGIATEQHKLRYLFLQDQPPSSLLEVGCGKGRFLHRMHKKGWSVSGIEIDRQALEYIKKKYQLKKIFQSLKEAHFPNESFDWIVLSHVIEHLLDPITELKEVFQTSKT encoded by the coding sequence ATGTCTTTTGGAATAGCAACTGAGCAACACAAATTGCGGTATCTCTTCCTTCAGGACCAACCTCCTAGTTCCCTTTTAGAAGTTGGGTGCGGCAAAGGAAGATTTTTACATCGAATGCATAAAAAAGGTTGGTCAGTCAGCGGAATAGAAATCGACAGGCAAGCTCTTGAATATATAAAAAAGAAATACCAACTTAAAAAAATATTTCAAAGTTTAAAAGAAGCCCATTTTCCTAACGAATCCTTTGATTGGATTGTGCTCAGCCATGTTATTGAACATCTCCTTGATCCAATTACTGAGCTTAAAGAGGTATTCCAAACTTCTAAAACCTGA
- a CDS encoding methyltransferase domain-containing protein gives MLLNISLIQLLSLKRYSKLLKPEGKIIILTPNTQSIAHCLFGFYWRGLEPPRHIHLFNSNNLKVCLQKSGFLALEQKSFSADSHKIYLWGFIQKYHAESLYDYLLALLFQCEEFRSKKICEADGEDLFLVAQKINIL, from the coding sequence ATGTTATTGAACATCTCCTTGATCCAATTACTGAGCTTAAAGAGGTATTCCAAACTTCTAAAACCTGAAGGAAAAATTATTATCCTTACTCCCAACACGCAATCAATTGCACATTGCCTCTTTGGCTTCTATTGGAGAGGACTGGAACCTCCACGTCATATCCATTTATTCAATAGTAATAACCTCAAAGTATGCTTACAAAAGAGTGGTTTTTTAGCTTTAGAGCAAAAGTCCTTCTCGGCAGATTCCCACAAAATTTATCTTTGGGGATTTATTCAAAAATATCATGCAGAGTCTCTGTATGATTATCTATTAGCCCTTTTGTTTCAATGCGAAGAATTTCGGTCAAAAAAAATCTGCGAGGCAGATGGAGAAGATCTTTTTTTAGTGGCTCAAAAAATTAATATTTTATAA
- the cmr1 gene encoding type III-B CRISPR module RAMP protein Cmr1: MILNKYKIEFITPCICGGAEPEERAEIRIPSIRGQLRWWFRVLGGFKILSEDVREQEDMIFGSTTNNPSASKLILRLSSPSNILSEKMNGTDLGADRAYRASVPFPLRQQKDRRVIKKNTAFELSIFWKGRKEPFQKTDELKESIDVLISIWVSLGGLGFMSRKGFGALTFSRESYPPHDLKTALSFFKHPENILIKKLNNDTFTDSNSARVSLWKWYKTTRAYKYKEYIKNDREAGLAIANNNKWEGKVYRPALGLPIIQHFSKRNIKNNINWYPRPDSKGRFASPILLRPFKSIKGYLALVIFIEALKWPENKKVYINSIGTEVSLDLYNKIKNDSQLSEFNFL, translated from the coding sequence ATGATTTTGAACAAATACAAAATTGAATTCATTACTCCATGCATTTGTGGGGGTGCAGAACCAGAAGAAAGAGCGGAAATAAGAATCCCATCTATTCGTGGCCAATTGCGTTGGTGGTTTAGAGTACTTGGAGGCTTTAAAATCCTTTCAGAAGATGTACGCGAACAGGAAGATATGATTTTTGGATCGACTACAAACAATCCTTCAGCTTCAAAGTTAATCCTTAGGTTATCATCACCCTCAAACATACTTTCAGAAAAAATGAATGGAACCGATCTTGGAGCGGATCGTGCTTATCGTGCTTCTGTTCCTTTTCCTCTAAGACAACAAAAAGATAGACGAGTTATCAAAAAAAATACAGCATTTGAATTATCTATTTTCTGGAAAGGAAGAAAAGAGCCATTCCAAAAAACAGATGAACTAAAGGAAAGTATCGATGTATTAATTTCTATTTGGGTGTCTCTAGGTGGTCTTGGATTTATGTCCAGAAAAGGATTTGGAGCTTTGACCTTTAGTAGAGAAAGTTATCCACCCCACGACCTAAAAACAGCGCTTAGTTTTTTTAAACACCCAGAAAACATTCTAATTAAAAAGCTTAATAATGATACTTTTACTGATTCTAATTCCGCTCGTGTGTCTTTATGGAAGTGGTATAAAACGACAAGGGCATATAAATATAAGGAATACATTAAAAATGACCGCGAAGCTGGACTGGCTATTGCCAATAATAACAAATGGGAGGGGAAAGTGTATCGACCTGCCTTGGGTCTTCCAATCATTCAACATTTCTCTAAAAGAAACATTAAAAATAATATTAATTGGTACCCTAGACCAGACTCTAAAGGTCGATTTGCCTCTCCAATCCTTTTACGTCCTTTCAAATCAATAAAAGGATATCTTGCACTGGTTATTTTCATCGAAGCGCTAAAATGGCCAGAAAACAAAAAAGTCTATATAAACTCTATAGGAACAGAAGTGTCTCTTGATCTTTATAACAAAATAAAAAATGACAGTCAATTATCTGAGTTTAACTTCTTATGA
- the cmr5 gene encoding type III-B CRISPR module-associated protein Cmr5 — MNNSSNLDLFRATHALEKAKSLRKESVNRLPGLIIANGLLATLAFVSEEKDEREPLRNAMDAVAHYLLKRKIITAKDNNKSLAEQMLEDLTKSPSSKLQQATYETLKYLSYLKRFAKKKI; from the coding sequence ATGAACAATAGTTCAAACCTCGATCTGTTTCGTGCTACACATGCTTTGGAAAAAGCAAAATCTCTTAGAAAAGAAAGCGTTAATCGGCTGCCTGGACTTATTATAGCCAATGGATTGTTGGCTACACTTGCTTTTGTTTCTGAAGAGAAGGACGAAAGAGAACCTCTTCGCAACGCAATGGATGCAGTAGCTCATTACCTTCTCAAAAGAAAAATTATCACTGCCAAGGATAATAATAAATCCTTAGCCGAACAAATGCTGGAAGATCTTACTAAAAGCCCATCTTCAAAACTCCAACAGGCCACTTATGAAACTCTTAAATACCTTTCTTATCTTAAACGCTTTGCCAAGAAAAAAATCTGA